The Anas acuta chromosome 2, bAnaAcu1.1, whole genome shotgun sequence genomic interval CTTTGCCAGCTAGACATTTCCACTCTGTGAATGCTTCCCAAGTCATGCTAAAACTACATATTGACAAAGGTAACACAACAGtcacatgcaaaaataaaaaaaaaataaaataaaaaacccacGTCTTTTTCAGATACATATTTGAACACTCAAAATGTCATTATTCAGAAGAATTTACATGTGCCACCACAGACTTGTGTGCGTTTGTGGTGCCAAGAAAATCTTGGCAGAGCAAAAAGACACCTAGGCTTGCAATTGTGATGATGGGATTACATGGACATAAAGGAGCATTGTTTGGCAGGTCCCCAAATCAAAACCCAATTTAAATACACCAACAGCCTGAGACAATGTGGACAATAGAAAAATACactcaaggaaaataaataaagctttgagTCAACAAAATTATTATGAAGCAATAGTATTAGTAAGCTTGAATGAATGATTATTAAGTATGAATGAATCTGACCGAATTCCAAGATTTTTTGGAGAATGCCCACGTATTTTTTCTGAGCATGAAAAAACCCGTAGCAGTAAAAGATGAGAGGGCTGAAGACCACGTTCACTGTTGTAGTAGCCAGTACTAGAGTTTACAACGCACACCATAATCTAGCTGTTTTCATTCTAACAGGCTGTATAATAACATTGCACAGTAACTCTTGTGCTTTTCAAAAGGATCTCTCAAATTAGAGAACTATCCTCAATTCAGAAGCACAATTGGATGTAAAAATGAggtgaaatgctttttcttggGTGACTCAGAGGATTAACAGGTGAATTGTCCAAATCTTAATCCAGCATTTTAAATcaacaaataatatttctttttctttataagcCATGAAGGAACTGCAATCAAAAATACGTTCTGAGAGATGATATAACAAGCTCCCCCTGACCCCTACCTCTCTCTTCATGCCTTCTAATTAATCCAGAATGAAATAGCTTAGTCATTTGCTTATATTCTGGCACAACTAATAACCTGGAAAAATATCCTCACTACTCAGAAAATTATTACAACCGACAGAAATAAGTCTAGCAGCATGAAAAGAACAGGTCACTTACTTTTGCGTCCACCTCAGGATCATCAAAGAACCCTTCTGGCAAAGCCtcagcagtgttttctttcctggaacGTTTGATTATGATTACTCCAAGGTAACACTTTAGAACCTCTTTTACAGTGGTTAAAAAACAGTCAACAGTAAAATccttaatttttataaaaatacctAGAAATGCAGGAAGCATTTTTATGACACAAATTTAACCTACAACCATCAAAACTTGTTTCTTCACTTTGGCCTTAACAAACTCAAAGGTTTAAACCTCACTGCAGGGACAGGAGCTGTAGCTCAGGCTTCCTAAACTATTTGTTCCAATGTGCTAAGCATCCAGACATTTTAACAAAAGTCATCTTTGATTTGACTGCTTACCTCTCTACTACCTTCTCTTGtatctctgctttctgtatGGATCCTGAATGGGAAACTACAGGAGCAGCTGTAGTTTTGCTGTCaaagaagtctgaaagaaaGGACAGACGCCTGTGAGCAAAAAGAACAACTGCTCAACCCTCTATACAAAATTCTGACTAGACAGGAATTTAAATTAATACCTTACTGAATCaagggaagaaaacacagacaTTACTCCACTTGATAGCCTCAAACAATTACAACATTAAAGCATGGTGAGAAAACACTGCACAATAACAAACTAGCAAAgaatctctctcctttctctctttccagcAATACACCATTGCCAGCTAATAGCAATaactagaaaaagaaagcaaaaacccTTCCATCATCCATGGCATCAATAGCAACCATCAATGACATTAAGTTCAACAAGGTAAACGCCtggtgctgcacctgggacagagtACTGCCAGCCACAGGCACACACTGGGAGCAGAGTGGCTGGAtggcagctcagcagaaagagaTTTGGGGTGCTGGCAGACAGCaggctcagcatgagccagcagtgtgccctggcagcccagCGGGGTGccattaaacacagcacagtcaggcagtcaagagaggtgattctTCTGCTATATTTAGTGTGGTGTAgtctcacctggagtactgtatgcagttctgggctccacatTATAAAAAAGCaagtcccttccagctgaactaTGCTATCCTACCCTAACACAGCTTCATCTTACAGAATCACTTACCACTTCACTCATCATTACCTGTAGGTAGAGAATTAGGTATTGCTTCTGGAGTTGGAGGTGGAATTTCAGTTTTGTGTGTAACGGAAGATTTGTTCGATTGATCTTGTTCCTCTTCATCATCGTCGtcgtcatcatcatcatcataattTCCTGACAATAAACTGGGACCGGGACCCTTGGAAGGCTGTTTGCTTGcactgttttgctctgtttcatCAAAGAAATCTGCTGGTAGCCTAGTGAAGAGTACACAATGCAACTGTTTCAAATATCTCAAAAACCAGTTTGACTCTAGCATCTGCAGTCTATTCAGCCTACAAGATTGTATCACTCACAGATCTTGCACAATATGCTGAACTGCTCAGCTACTGATAAAACCACTGTTTGAAGGCAACACATaattgctgctttcttctgaagttCCCTAGGAATGCTGAGGATAAagctgaaaacacatttcagttcAGTAGTGTTTCTTATATTGAGTATTCTAATAAAAACCAATAAAAGCATCCTACAACAAAGTGAGCTTGGAAGAATGGCAGCTACGGTAATTGTACTTTCACATTCAAAGCAACATGCAACTATAAGATGTCACTTAAATCTTGACACCCTTCATGCCTAATACAACTACTCGCTTTGGGTACCTACTGCAGCTTAGAAGTCCTGTGCAGGCTCAGCAGTGAGAAAACCCAGATTTGTTTAGGATAGCTGCAGGTCTCCGAGACAAACACCTTGTTAggttctattttaaaataagcatacCAAACAGATTAATAATGAACAAACCTCTCAGATAGTAATTCTACACACGTGCTAGCACACAAAATTCTTAGAAGGTGTCTTTAGCGTCAAGATAACACCGCCTAATATCTATGCAAAATAATTGTTGATCCCAAGAACAAATTTACAGGAGACCTGCGTGCCTTACGTGAAACCTACCAACCCCACACAGACATCCAAACACCATCAGAAATCTTAAGTGGCAATAAGATGTGTAACTCAATCCCTGGAAGTCAAATACACTCCTATCTTTGCAAGAGTTCAACTGCAAGTTATGTATTTACATGACTTTTAAGTGCAAAAAAGTCTTAATAAAAAAGTGCTGATGACATTTGTTAGTAGTTTCCGTGGCTAAGTGTCATTTAAATGTATACTACAATATTTGTCATCATTTCGGACTACCATCTCTTCTGCAGTATGGCACCATTAAATACTGGAGTGCATGCCACAATATAGTTATTTTCATTCCAGCAGACAGTGCAATAACAATGCATATTAAACAGTAAAAGTCAGACAGTGTCAGTAAAAGAATTCCTGATTTGTCACAGACTGGAGTTAATACCACGATTCTGTCATCTGCACAGAGCATGATGCTGCCACATTCAGGAACGCACACCCACATTAGAAACTGAACAGAAGCAGGAATCTGCTGATTCTCCGAACCTTTACCCTTGGGTAGTAGAGATGAGGAAGAACAGGGTAAGAACGTAACAGCTGGTAGAGTTACAATCAAAAAGATACATAGAAGATCTACTTACCCAGATGTAGATGTATGTGGCTTGTCTTCTGTACCTGTGTAACAGCCAAAAGTCACGTCTTACAACCcgtgcttttaaaagaaatatctcTCACGGTCAAACTACTGCAGCAATTTCAGGAAGTTAGGgactattatcattatttctgAAGAGCTGCCAATTAAATGTCCCATACTACCATCAGGTACCACGAGTGTTACAGAGTTACAAACCCAACACACACAAGATTGTTACTTTAAATTTGTAGGATCTACTTAGGTTTTCATGCCCACTTAATACCAATACAATAGCTTGCTTCACAGTACTTACTATAACAAAGTGAATTTAAAACACTCCTTGTATACGAACCACGAAAACCAAAGAGTATTTTAACCCGGTAAGTTAGAGAAAAGGTAAACTACCAAAAGAGCAGTTTTCTGCTGATCAGCGAACTCACAAAGAGCAAGCCagactttttccctttccagcagcAACAGGCTGACAGATTAACTCAACAACCTTGTTAACTCACTTCCAcagcacagcaaaagaaaaccaaagacaTTCAAGATATAAAATAGCTAGATTTTGTCAGGTGCTTGGAAAGTATATTCTCTATTTACCTTTCGCTCTCTTTAactctgcattttctgtgtcAACAGTTTTTCTCTTGGCAGGCTTAGACGATGTGCTAGCAGCTGGACCGGTTGCTGTctgctttgtgccttttaactCCGCaactttctgtaaagaaatacaCGTTTTTAAGAGGCTTTTCTGTCAGGAGCTGTTGGACTGCAGgttaaaatacagcaattttAGGATATCTTATTAAAATCAGTTGATATGTTTCCATAACAATGCCACTGAAACAGGTGTCACAGATTATAGAATcgcctaggttggaagagacctgtaagatcacctggtccaaccatcaccccactaccagtgtcacccactaaaccctgtccctaagcaccatatccagcctctccttgcacacccccagggacggtgactccaccaccccCCTGGGCAAcccctcccagtgcctgaccgccctttctgagcagaaacGCCAGAAACCGAGATAAGGGTTTGCGTCAGCCCCTTCACAACgaggtgaggagggggctgtgaggcagaaccccccccccccggccgcctgaCCCACCTCGCGGTGCTGCCGGCCCAGGACGTGTGTCTGCCACAGCAGCTCGCCCTTGACGGGCGCGTTGCAGAGCGCGCAGCTGAGGTGCCCCAGGCTGTTGTACGTGGCGGCGGCCGTTAAGGGAAGCGAGCCGGGCGCTGAGagaccccccacccccagccccccgccccccacACCCCGCCCCGGCTTTGCGGCGGAGGATATCTGGCGAAGGGCGACTCGATGCGCTTCTTATCCGCGTTCTGCCGCTGCTTCTCCCGCATCAGCCGCCGCAGCTCCTCCTGCCGcaccgccgcccgccccgcgcccgcgccgcccgccgccatcttgggcCGCAGCGCCCCGGGGgcgggaaggggaagggggagcgAGGCGCCGCCCTcaggggggaggggaggggcggggtgtgtgtggagggcgggaggggggaggagggagaaagggaagtgcaaaactattgaaaaaaataaaaataaattaaaaaattaaaatcacaaaactaaaaatcaattaaaaaggAAGCACTAAAGATCCCAAAAATAAAGgtccccaaaataaataagaattagaGTCCAAACCAAAATTACCAAAATAAACTGCCCCccaaaaattacaaaaataaaatcgcaaaaataaaaaaattaactgcaaaAGTAAAAACGTTCAAacacaaaattaacaaaatctgattgcaaaaactaaaaaaaaaatagaaaaataaaattgaaaattacaaaattactaacatcaccaaaataaaaatcaccaaaataaaaatcagtccaAACCAAAATtgccaaaatacaaaaattgccCCcccaaaattacaaaaataaaatcgcaaaaataaaaaattaactaCAGAAGTAAAAATGTTCAAACGCAAGATTAACAAAATCTGAttacaaaaactaaaaaaaaatagaaaaataaaattgaaaattacaaacaaaattacTAACATCACCAAAATAAGAATcaccaaagaataaaaattaaagagaacAAACCAAAATTACCAGAATACAAAAACTGCCCccaaaaaattacaaaaatagaatcacaaaaataaaaaattaactaCAAAAGTAAAAACGTTCAAATGCAAAATTACCAAAATCTGAttacaaaaactaaaaaaaaaaaaaaaatcgaaatTACAATAAAATTACTAACatcccaaaaataaaaatcccaaaaataaaactgtcagcAACAGGGGTAGAATTAAGTTCTCCGCCTTCAGCAACTTCCCCCCGGCAGCTATGCCCTCAGAGCGCCACCAGGCCTGGGCAGGCACCGTCCTGCAGCCACGTGCCGAGCTTTCTGACTAAAGTGCTTGCAAGTTCCCCCCCAAAGtgtcaaaaacattaaaaaaaataaaaataaaaattttaaaccCACCACCAGTACACCCATACAGCCAAACGCTCCAAACACCCACTGAAAGTACTCCAGGTGATATATAACTGTGaaaattacttcaaaataaataaataaataaataaataaaaagccataAAGCgcagcttttcttccaggctgaGCTTCCCACTACCCGTGGCTGTGAGGCCCCACAGGCCTGCTGGTTATGGCAGCGCCTGCCCCACTCCTCCTGCCGGCCTCCACCGCACGTGCTTTCATGGGGACAGCAACGTGCGCCCTGTCCACAACACACACACGTAGCTTAATAACCACATCAGGACCAAGGGCAGCAGAgcactttctgtattttattatttaccaTAGTACAATAAAATAAGTTAACTAAAAACTCCAGTCCCGAGTTCCGTGGTGTCAAGCATACCACCCCAAACCATGACTGatcatcaaaaaacaaaacaaaaccaaaagcccACAAACCAAGAAGCATTACTCCAGGCTCACAATATCACTGCCAGAACTTGCTCACTGAGAATTTCAccaaaaagtacaaaaaaatagctattttcTGATGTTGTCACAGAGCCAGCCATCTCTCAGCTGATGGCTCCACAGCCCCGTGGGTGGCAGGCTGGGGATGTCTCACATCATGGCCTACGGGGAGCTGTGGGACTCAACTTCCATTTTCTAAGACAAACTTCATGGCACAACATTGTGTAAATCCAAGGTGAGACAAAGCAATACAGCAACCGCAGGAAGACAAGAGGCTAAGCAGCGCCAAGGTGAGCAACTCGTCTGCCTTCTGAGGTGGTGAGGGGGGTGGCTGGGGGTGTGGGGATGGATTCGGCAGCAAGCTGGGTATCACGGTATGTCTAGGTGGCAGAGTGAGTGGGAACATACCTTAGACCATAGAGGGTCTCCAGCTCAGAACCACCATCCTTTGCTGAATCCAGATGTGCTGGTGAGAGAGAGTCATCATCCTTTTTTTGCCTCGAAGTAGCAAGTTATTAAAAGATCTGCTATGTAAAATCTTTGGGTTATCCCATCTGGCTTTGAGACAGGTTGAGGATGTACTCACACCAGCACACCTCCAGGAGCAGCAATTTCTGGGCAGGAGAGATGGAAGTGGCTGAAGTCAGTAGCCTTTTCCATTGATGGAAGGATccagaagaaaacatcacatCCTCAcccaagagaaaaatattatcaGCAGCAGAAACGGACAGAATCCTAACCATCACCACAGCTCCCAGTTCTCTTGATAGCAGAAGAGATTCTGCTATCtaagaaattctttgctttaTGGATGTGTACCTGTGAAATTTCGATGTGTTGGGGCATACGCGTATTTGAGAATGTGAGGATCCCTTCCATCACAAGGAAGTGGCTAATTTTGCATCCCCCTGATTCAAGCAACTATGGTGCTGGTGGTTTTAGAGTCAGCTGAATCTGGCCCAGAAGCAGCAAGAAGCCAGGGCTTCACAAACGTGGTTTACAACTGTTCTGCCTTGTAACCCTGAAGTTATAGGAAAATAACTGGGAAAATAGAACATGACCAGACTAGCGGCCC includes:
- the ZNF830 gene encoding zinc finger protein 830, whose product is MAAGGAGAGRAAVRQEELRRLMREKQRQNADKKRIESPFARYNSLGHLSCALCNAPVKGELLWQTHVLGRQHREKVAELKGTKQTATGPAASTSSKPAKRKTVDTENAELKRAKGTEDKPHTSTSGLPADFFDETEQNSASKQPSKGPGPSLLSGNYDDDDDDDDDEEEQDQSNKSSVTHKTEIPPPTPEAIPNSLPTDFFDSKTTAAPVVSHSGSIQKAEIQEKVVERKENTAEALPEGFFDDPEVDAKVRKVDAPKDQMDKEWDEFQKAIRQVNTISEAIVAEEDEEGRLDREIGEIDEQIECYRRVELLRNRQDMMKEKFKEAMVLRATQEEEDEAIGSEDEEELQDLLSQDWRVKGALL